From one Eleginops maclovinus isolate JMC-PN-2008 ecotype Puerto Natales chromosome 7, JC_Emac_rtc_rv5, whole genome shotgun sequence genomic stretch:
- the LOC134867855 gene encoding C-X-C chemokine receptor type 1-like isoform X1, translating to MDDPTTSPFLLDFASVYDELNLTYNYNDSEFILNPGTHPCKSNSIPNAAMVVVGVFYILIFLLAVPGNLVVGLVISLSKQSLPPSDLYLLHLAIADLILAFTLPFFATSVMLGWVFGDAMCKVVTILQELSFYSSILFLTCISVDRYMVIVRAMEARKANRQLVSWGVCAAVWAVGALLSLPGFFNSAYISKITNQMICSEQYDPTNAYEWRLATRLLRHMLGFLIPLAIMLSCYGVTIKRLLHIRGGFQRQRAMRVIVSVVAAFLLCWTPYHIAVMADTLSRAKIALYQCLPRMAVKQAMFATQSLGLLHSCVNPVLYAFVGEKFRKSFLQILRKMRILERTSVTRSSRSSLSSELTSTFM from the exons ATGGATG ATCCAACCACGTCTCCCTTTCTTCTAGACTTTGCCTCTGTCTACGATGAACTCAACTTAACATACAACTACAACGACTCGGAGTTCATCCTAAACCCCGGCACTCATCCCTGCAAATCCAACTCCATCCCGAATGCAGCGATGGTTGTCGTTGGCGTGTTTTACATCCTCATCTTCCTGTTGGCCGTTCCTGGAAACCTGGTGGTGGGGCTGGTGATCAGCCTGAGCAAGCAGTCGCTGCCCCCCTCTGACCTCTACCTCCTCCACCTGGCCATCGCCGACCTCATTCTGGCTTTTACCCTCCCGTTCTTCGCCACATCCGTCATGCTGGGATGGGTGTTTGGAGACGCCATGTGCAAAGTCGTCACCATCCTCCAAGAGCTGAGCTTCTACTCCAGCATCCTCTTCCTGACTTGCATTAGCGTGGACCGCTACATGGTGATCGTGCGAGCCATGGAGGCGCGCAAGGCTAATCGGCAGCTGGTCAGCTGGGGAGTGTGTGCTGCCGTCTGGGCTGTTGGAGCTCTTCTGTCTCTGCCGGGTTTTTTTAATTCTGCCTACATATCTAAAATCACCAATCAGATGATATGTTCTGAACAGTATGATCCCACTAATGCCTACGAATGGCGTCTGGCCACTAGACTTCTTCGCCACATGTTGGGTTTTTTGATCCCCTTGGCCATCATGCTGTCCTGCTATGGAGTAACTATCAAGCGTCTCCTTCACATCCGTGGAGGGTTTCAGCGACAGCGAGCCATGAGAGTGATAGTGTCCGTGGTGGCCGCCTTCCTTCTCTGTTGGACGCCATACCACATCGCAGTGATGGCAGACACCCTCTCCAGGGCCAAGATAGCGCTGTACCAATGCTTGCCAAGGATGGCAGTGAAACAGGCCATGTTCGCCACCCAGAGTCTGGGGCTGCTCCACAGCTGTGTCAACCCAGTGCTGTACGCCTTCGTGGGGGAGAAGTTCAGGAAGAGCTTTTTGCAGATCCTGAGGAAGATGCGCATCCTGGAAAGAACGTCTGTGACCAGAAGCAGCAGGTCTTCACTGTCGTCAGAACTCACATCCACATTTATGTGA
- the LOC134867855 gene encoding C-X-C chemokine receptor type 1-like isoform X2, which produces MDDFASVYDELNLTYNYNDSEFILNPGTHPCKSNSIPNAAMVVVGVFYILIFLLAVPGNLVVGLVISLSKQSLPPSDLYLLHLAIADLILAFTLPFFATSVMLGWVFGDAMCKVVTILQELSFYSSILFLTCISVDRYMVIVRAMEARKANRQLVSWGVCAAVWAVGALLSLPGFFNSAYISKITNQMICSEQYDPTNAYEWRLATRLLRHMLGFLIPLAIMLSCYGVTIKRLLHIRGGFQRQRAMRVIVSVVAAFLLCWTPYHIAVMADTLSRAKIALYQCLPRMAVKQAMFATQSLGLLHSCVNPVLYAFVGEKFRKSFLQILRKMRILERTSVTRSSRSSLSSELTSTFM; this is translated from the exons ATGGATG ACTTTGCCTCTGTCTACGATGAACTCAACTTAACATACAACTACAACGACTCGGAGTTCATCCTAAACCCCGGCACTCATCCCTGCAAATCCAACTCCATCCCGAATGCAGCGATGGTTGTCGTTGGCGTGTTTTACATCCTCATCTTCCTGTTGGCCGTTCCTGGAAACCTGGTGGTGGGGCTGGTGATCAGCCTGAGCAAGCAGTCGCTGCCCCCCTCTGACCTCTACCTCCTCCACCTGGCCATCGCCGACCTCATTCTGGCTTTTACCCTCCCGTTCTTCGCCACATCCGTCATGCTGGGATGGGTGTTTGGAGACGCCATGTGCAAAGTCGTCACCATCCTCCAAGAGCTGAGCTTCTACTCCAGCATCCTCTTCCTGACTTGCATTAGCGTGGACCGCTACATGGTGATCGTGCGAGCCATGGAGGCGCGCAAGGCTAATCGGCAGCTGGTCAGCTGGGGAGTGTGTGCTGCCGTCTGGGCTGTTGGAGCTCTTCTGTCTCTGCCGGGTTTTTTTAATTCTGCCTACATATCTAAAATCACCAATCAGATGATATGTTCTGAACAGTATGATCCCACTAATGCCTACGAATGGCGTCTGGCCACTAGACTTCTTCGCCACATGTTGGGTTTTTTGATCCCCTTGGCCATCATGCTGTCCTGCTATGGAGTAACTATCAAGCGTCTCCTTCACATCCGTGGAGGGTTTCAGCGACAGCGAGCCATGAGAGTGATAGTGTCCGTGGTGGCCGCCTTCCTTCTCTGTTGGACGCCATACCACATCGCAGTGATGGCAGACACCCTCTCCAGGGCCAAGATAGCGCTGTACCAATGCTTGCCAAGGATGGCAGTGAAACAGGCCATGTTCGCCACCCAGAGTCTGGGGCTGCTCCACAGCTGTGTCAACCCAGTGCTGTACGCCTTCGTGGGGGAGAAGTTCAGGAAGAGCTTTTTGCAGATCCTGAGGAAGATGCGCATCCTGGAAAGAACGTCTGTGACCAGAAGCAGCAGGTCTTCACTGTCGTCAGAACTCACATCCACATTTATGTGA